CTAATGATTTAACTTTGCCGTCATCAATAACTGCATTTGATCctattcaacaacaagaattagAACAATTACAAGCTTTACTTGatccatcatcatcattatctcACAatgaagaacaacaacaacaacaacaaggacaacaacaccacttaaaaaataatgagACGTCTCAATGTTGGATTAGAGCATTAATATTTATTGGTTATTGTATATCAAcagtatttttttcaatacatTTATggattcaatattttttcgTCAAATATACTTATGATGATCAAACAGCAGTGAATATGTTGAATTATGTGACTGCAGCTCAAGAACAAGCGATTGATGAATATCTGAGAAAGACAGAGAGGCGGAGGAGTAGAGAAAGtgatcaataataatagagGGGGTGAGGGAGATTTGAAATCTGgatttcattaaaattagttgaaataaaaataaaaattaagTTGGTAGACAGCATTGAATGCTGGTTTTTATTACgttgaataataattgacGATATTACTTATCCTcagttgaagaaaaatgtgtgtgtgtgtgtgtgtgtgtgatTTTAGGTATTCTAGTGTTATAAGTGTTTTAGTGTATTTATTGTAAtgtgtttttctttttaatattggacattactattattattatttttttatttaaataatgacAACTAATTAATAGTAACTTTAAGATATTAATTGTAAGGAAATTTGTAATAGTTGCAAAAAGATGGTCATTGGTTGATTGTGTAATATCCGTTAGAGATCTTGATAAGCCgcgtcgtcgtcgtcgtcaaCACcgacaaagaaaaaattatctaGACTGAATGGAAGTAATTTGAACCTACAGAATGGTTATGGGGGTGTGCTTATCTGAACCATTATGAACCCAATAAATATAGGTTAAGTCTACCGATAAATATATTGTGAAATTGTGTCATTCATCCAATGGGCGAAATCTAAATACACCAAGAACTAAAATAGGAACGCGATTTgtgttttggttttcaaAAGACACGTTGAGAAACAAATTTGGCACAcactaaaaataaattaggagacaaaatttttttagtgTTGTTGTCTTCAATTCCGGacaacacacacacacacttcttaccaccaccacgaCACACatacattgaaaaaaaaaaaataacactCCGTTGtatctttctttccttcttttctttctttccttcttttctttcttttccttctttgACTGTAATTACAGGTAACACTCATATCCCCCATTCTTTATATCTTAAACCATGTCTTTTGCAAACAAACAAGATCCAAAAACTTTAGTTTTATTCGATGTTGACGGTACTTTAACTCCAGCTAGATTAACTATTTCtgaagaaatgaaaaaaactTTAGAAAAATTACGTGAAAAAGTTGTTATTGGATTTGTTGGTGGTTCTGATTTATCTAAACAAGTTGAACAATTAGGTCCAAAtgttttaaatgattttgattattgCTTTAGTGAAAATGGTTTGACAGCTTATAAATTAGGTAAAGAATTAGCTTCTCaatcatttattaattggattggtaatgaaaaatataataaattggtaaaatttattttaagATATTTATCTGATATTGATCTTCCAATTAGAAGAGGTacttttattgaatttagaaATGGTATGATTAATGTTTCACCAATTGGTAGAAATGCTTCTACTCAAGAAAGAaatgattatgaaaaatttgataaacaaCATCATATTAGAGAAACCATGGTTGAagctttgaaaaaagaattcCCTGATTTTGGTTTAACTTATTCAATTGGTGGTCAAATCTCTTTTGATGTTTTCCCAACTGGTTGGGATAAAACTTATTGTTTACAACACGTTGAAGATGAacattttgaaaacattcATTTCTTTGGTGATAAATCTTATAAAGGTGGTAATGATTACGAAATTTATAATGATCCAAGAACTATTGGTCACGCTGTTAACTCACCTGATGACACTATTAGAATCTTGAATGAAACTTTTAAATTACAATAGatgataaataaatttagaaaatttaGAAACGTTGACTATATACATAGagaatataatataatataataatacacCAAAAAGAGAGAGATAGAGTATGTGTGTGCTATTATTTTTGGGTTTTcttataataaataattgaagCATCATCTCCTGCCATTATAACTTGATCAACAGTATTTTTAGAAATTTCCCATTCATTTAATAACAGTAATCTTTTAGTATTCACATCatgtaaatttttcaccaattgTAATTTATCTTTACCATCTTCTggttcaatcaattttggtATTTTCATTGGTTTACatgatttatttcttttcccaTTTCCTTGTTGACCTGATTCATTTTCTCCCAATGCATAAACATCTTTATGATGTCCCACATTATTTAAAGTGATGAAAAGATGTTTATTACCAACACTTATATCTTTAATAGTTATTGGTTTCACTGAATTTGAagattcatcaaattcattcaatccaattaatgatttaacaATTTCTGGCCAACAACATACTTGCATATATCTACCGCCACCTAATTGACCATTAATACCATTACCAAAAGATATTAATACATCTTTATccaaataattaataagAGCATATGAAGAATCATCACCAGTacataattttttaattcgAATAAATTCTTCTCTAGCACGAGGAATAGTATTTCTTAATACTCGTTTAATATCAGATTTAGTGAATACAATTTTAGGTACTGGTTTCAAATCAGTAGTATTAATGTCTCCACATTGTCCACAAGAATTATCACCCCAAGTCCAAATATTCCCATTATCATCAGATACAATGTTGAAATATTTCCCACTggaaatataattgaaaacacGAGGAACAATAGCTTTCCCTTGTTCAGTTTGTATAAttctattatttaataatgtaAGATCAATTGGTTGATTCACGGGGATTTTATCTTTGATGTCGGCAAAGGGGGAAAACGATGGACCATATTGACCACGATTTATAGGATTATTGGAACAATTTACCACAAAGATTTTCCCCagtttatttaataataataaatgataatCTCCAGAAGATATTTTTGTGATGTCTTTcacatttaatttattataaatttgtgttttcaaaagtccaaaccaatttcttctttgtaaTGGGATAAATTCagaattagaattagaatttgaattagaattaaTCCTTCTTCTTGGTATATAAACGATTTCTCCTTTATTAGttaaaaaatagaaataatcTTTAGTTGGAGTAACTCTTTCAATATTGAAAGGTAAATTAATTGGTCTAACATCTGACCAATCTTTATCCCATTCATAAACTTTACCTTTATCAGTTATAGCAATCAAATGacctttttcaatataagcatctttcaaatacatattattgaaaaatgggaTTCTTAATGGGATCTTACCAAAGTCATCGCCAAAAACATAAACCCCACTAATAGTTTTCGAATCTTGAACTTGATTTAAATTCTcatcatttaattctttaGATAATTTCTCCAACATATATTTTGTACTTTTAacatttttatcattaatagTTTTGACTTTCTCTTCATTTAAATCAggataattataatttgataataatcgATTTTTAATCGATTcataattaaataatatttgatgAGTTGATACTATTCCAATTAATGCCAATAATCCAAATATCATTCCTTTCATTCTTTGATTAAATTCATGACGTGACCgttgtttattttgatttgattcaaattctaaatgtaatttttttaactcATTTCGATATTCTGGTGTACCAGGTTTTAATTTAAGTAAACGAGgatcattttcaatgaGTGCATTTATATCAATAGGTTTATCGTTGTCGTCAGTCCCTCTCTTGATGGCttctttttggttgtttcCATTTGAAGATGTTTTGGTAGTTTGAGGATTGATTTTATCATCTAAATcttttaaatcatcaaaattgTATCCGAAATTATAagttgttttatttttattgaaattttcaattgatgaaaatttacTTTTATTCTTGGACGAATTTAATcgataaaattgattatatttaggtagaagaagaattcgATTAATTAATCTAGTACGAGTAGTATGAGTAATCATTATATTGATTAGTTGACTAATGTAATGAATTGGATTGGTTGAAAGATCAAATTTCTATTGGTCTCATATTTTCCTTCTCAGTAATAgtgaatcaatttaaagTCGTGGTAGAAAGGcgaaaaaacaaaaaagtttttgcCCACTTTACACTTCCTTTTTTATACACAACGTTaacttaatttttttggcgACGTGGATTAAAGAAAGCAACTAAGCAAATACAAGCAATACAGCCCTATGTTTTcaccaatttcattatGTCGATCAACTTTAAGAACCCCATCTGTCATATCTACCATAAATTCACGTAGTCTATCCGGAATAACCAAGTTTGATACGAgaaaatttgttcaaaCATTACAAGATAAAGGTGGATTTTCTGAAAAGCAAGCAGAAGTAGCTGTCAATGTTGTTAATGCTGCTATAAATGATGGAATATATTCCATCACTAATAATCTTGTTAAAAAggaatcattatcatcaatagcttatcaacaaaaagtCAATTTTGCTAAATTAAAAGGTGAATTACAAACCATGGATAAATCAGAATTCACtagtttaaaaaaagaacaagaaaaactACGTACtgatttaacaaatttgaaaaatcgattaaaagaagaaattacCAAGAATCAAGCTAGTGTTAGattagatttgaatttagaaaaaggaagaatTAGAGAAGAAAGTTCCCAACATGAATTAAGAATAGAAGATACTTATAGTAGAATAGATGAAGAAGTTTCTAATATGAAAATGCAAATTAAAACTGTGAAAACTCAAGTTTTACAATGGTTAATGGGGGTAAGTACTGGTACTTTGgctttattattaacatTTGTCAGATTTtacttttaaaaaaaaaaaccaataaCCAACCCCTTCAATATAAAGATTTCTGTTCTTTCCTCCTTTATTTATAGTTGATAACAAGTTTTtctatttattaatataaaAGAATGATTTATGACTTGGTCGTAGAACCCACATTTTATGAACACGTCAATGAACTTAGAGTCCGTATACTGGCTAATCAAAAGAAAGcgaaaaaataaacacaacaagaaaaaaaaaattggattgAAATCGTAACAGTACATTGATCAACATCATTATAcaaaccacaacaacaaagatcGTAACTCCCAGTCTCCTTACTAATGAATTCAATATATAATCATGGTTTAAAACAAACCCAAACTATAACTAAAGATTTAACTCAATTCGAGAAAAACTTATCCACATcaccattatcattacAAGGTGCAATCACAACATCATTAACTGCATTCAGGAAAACTATCAAAGAATATAGTGatttattggaaaaaaatGTCAATGATACATCTTATACCAAACATGAAAATAgattaaataaattcaatcaagatttaaatgaattcACTCTGAAATTTGATACTTTAAAAAAGCAACGTGATATTCAAGTTCAAGAAGCtaataaacaagaattattagGAAGAAGACAcatatcaacaacagcaacagcagcatTGGGATCGACATCATCAGATAATCCGTATGAATCTAGCTCAAATCCatctcaacaacaacaacagcaattACAAGATGAACAAAACACCATGTCTTATAGAGAAGGATTATATCATGAAAAGAATTCTCTAGAGAGAGGATCAGAACAATTGGATCGAATCTTAGAAATGGGACAACAAGCTTTTGAAGATATTGTTGAACAAAACGAAATATTAAGAAAAGTTCAAACTAAATTTGAAGAGAGTTTAATCACTTTAGGTGTAAGTCAAGGTACTATACGAAGTGTGGAAAGAAGAGCAAAACAAGATAAATGGttattttggttttgtgtGGTTGTTATGTTAGTAGTGTTTTATTACATTGTGAAATTGTTTAGGTAATAAGTAATTAGTAATATAAGAAAAGTATTAGTAATTAACCAATGATATTCATGGATTTCCTTCTATCGATGTTCTCATGGTTAAACCTTGCAAGTGGAGGATTCGAAGGAGATTTAATGGAGATCAAGTGGGACAAGGTAGTGGGGGGTAGTAATTTGCCATCATGGCTTTATGCTTCTGATTATCGTCCTTTTTTCCAGATGGGTAATTCTAATTCACGAGTTGTTAATTGCAACAACATTATTACTCTTCTGTTGTTTGCTTAATCAGGTTAATCGTAATTAAAAAggtaaaaaagaaataaaacGAAACGAAACGTTGAACTCTCTATTTTTTAACACCGCACAATTAACCTCCTCATCTGCCCCACTTTCTATGACAAGAATCCGTATCTAGAGAAATAGACCTACATCATTATAGTCTACAAAAATGTTCTTATTTTGTGTTTAAGGTGGCTCAGATCTTGACCTACCAATTCAAGTAAAAAGGCAAAAgggtatatatatatattgtcactattgaaaaaaagcccctaagaaaaaaaaaagaggttTTCTGCAATTCCAAGCCTTGTTTTATAGTGGGGTTAATTTGATGTTCTAATTTGGTAATGAAATTAGGAAGAGTTATAACTATTCAAGATCAGGATTGAAACTTATCAATATCTCATACTTCTACCATTCCTATTACCGAGCTACACTCTTTTGATGGTCAACCCTGTTTAGTTGATACTCATTTGATCATCTCTCCCCACTTGACAGTCCTGACTTTGTATTTATTACTAAATGACCCTTTCAAGAGGATTCCTTTAGGTCATCCTCTCTGTAGGGTTTCTActctcttttttgttttatctTTTACGTACCGTAATGTCATTCCAAGGCATTCAggaaattcaatatttccTAATTAGGTTAACAAATATGGTGTGTCCTGCATATAAATAGGCTGCAAATACTAAATAGGAAATAAAACGATGGATACATAAGAACtgaaagaatgaaaaaaaaaatcaaagagACAAGGAATAagttttattatcaatattaaaaatttactCGATATGTGATTTGACTATGGTTTTAATGGAATAATTATTATCCTTTTATGGTTGTAGCCCAAGAATGAACTTTATTCgtataaaatattttgaattttccTTTCCCATTGAAATCGTagaattttctttttgatacccttcttttttttctatttcattcattctTATAAACCTTTCAACAATCCTTTATCTACCATTATAAAGCCTACGACTATTCGttcattcatttttcattgataCCAGAACACTAATACtctccctttttttttttggttttattgatatctactcattgaataatatttgttttttgcaagaaagagaaaacagtaccaacaacaaaaacaaataatgaaGTTGGATTATATTTTAGCTTCCCTTGTCATTGCCAGTATAACTGAAGCTGCTCCAATTAAAAGAGGGTTGcttgatgatttatttggAACCAGTAGTTCTAATACTGCTGCTGCAGCTCCGGCTGCTGCCCCTGCTCCGGCTGCTGCCCCTGCTGTTGCCCCTGCTGCCCAACAAGCTGCCAATGTTAATACTGCTCCGGCTGTTTCTCCGGCTGCCACAACaactgctgctgctgcttcAAGTAAAGGATTTTGGGCAGGATTGTTTGATGGAGGTCTGACTAATACTGCCTCAACTGCGGCTGCTCCAGCTGCTCCAGCTCAAGCACCAGTATCTGTAGCttctgctgctgctgctcctgctgttgctgttgctgttgctcCAGCTGCTTCCACTCCAAAATCTACCagttcttcatcatcatttggAGGATTTTTCAGCAATTTGTACAATGACTTTTTTGgatcatcatcttcatcttcatctgCTAATGCCAATTCACAACCACAAGCACCAGCCCAAGCCCAAGCTCCAGTACAAGTTACAAAACCTACAGCCGCTGCCCCAGTTGTCGTAACTAGTGAACAGGTATACACGTCTGTCGTTACTTCTGCTACTGCTGCTCCTGCAGCCGCTGCAACTGCAAGTTCTGATTCTGATGATTATTCAGCTGAAGGTTTATTTGGATTCTtgtttggtggtggtagtgatGGTGGTAAAGCATCAGCTGCTGCTTCTGCTTCCGGGTCTGTTTCTTTAAACCCAATTGATGGTTCGGGTTTAGGCTCTGGTTCAGGATCAGGTAATTCTGCTGGTAATTCTGGTTCTTCATCGGGTACCACTTTAGGTATCGGTTACCAAGGAGGATCACCAGGTAAAAATACTGCTTCTATAAATACTGCCACTGCTACTGCTGTCAACGGGGGTAGTGCTGCTGGTGCCACTGCAGCTGCTGGTTCTTTGGGTATAACTTATTCTCCTTATACTAAATCAGATGGATGTAAAAGTGCATCTCAAATTGCCCAAGATATTGCTAAATTATCCAATTATGAAGTCATTAGATTATACAGTACTGATTGTTCcggaattgaaaatgtgtTATCAGCCATGGGTTCtaatcaaaaattgtttttagGTGTTTGGAACATTGACAGTCCTCAAGGGGAATTACAAGATATTGTTAGTGCTATCAAGCAGAGTTCTAGCGGTTGGAACGTTGTTCACACTATTGCTATTGGGAATGAAAGAGTTAATGCTGGTGCTGCCAGTGTGGCTCAAGTGCAACAAGCAGTTGACATATCTAAGAAATACTTGAAATCTCAAGGATACAATGGTCCAATTGTCACGGTTGATACTTTAGTGGCCTATGTTGGAAACCCACAATTGTGTGAAATGTCTGATTACCTTGCGGTCAATTCTCATCCATATTGGGATGGAGGTGTTCAACCAGAGAATTCTGGACAATGGTTGTTGCAACAAATTGCACATTTGCAAAGTGTATGTGGGTCTTCAAAAGATGTGTTAATCACTGAAACAGGTTGGCCAACAC
This genomic stretch from Candida albicans SC5314 chromosome 1, complete sequence harbors:
- a CDS encoding uncharacterized protein (Putative mitochondrial inner membrane protein with a predicted role in the assembly of respiratory complex III; Hap43p-repressed gene; S. cerevisiae ortholog FMP25 localizes to mitochondrion), with product MITHTTRTRLINRILLLPKYNQFYRLNSSKNKSKFSSIENFNKNKTTYNFGYNFDDLKDLDDKINPQTTKTSSNGNNQKEAIKRGTDDNDKPIDINALIENDPRLLKLKPGTPEYRNELKKLHLEFESNQNKQRSRHEFNQRMKGMIFGLLALIGIVSTHQILFNYESIKNRLLSNYNYPDLNEEKVKTINDKNVKSTKYMLEKLSKELNDENLNQVQDSKTISGVYVFGDDFGKIPLRIPFFNNMYLKDAYIEKGHLIAITDKGKVYEWDKDWSDVRPINLPFNIERVTPTKDYFYFLTNKGEIVYIPRRRINSNSNSNSNSEFIPLQRRNWFGLLKTQIYNKLNVKDITKISSGDYHLLLLNKSGKIFVVNCSNNPINRGQYGPSFSPFADIKDKIPVNQPIDLTLLNNRIIQTEQGKAIVPRVFNYISSGKYFNIVSDDNGNIWTWGDNSCGQCGDINTTDLKPVPKIVFTKSDIKRVLRNTIPRAREEFIRIKKLCTGDDSSYALINYLDKDVLISFGNGINGQLGGGRYMQVCCWPEIVKSLIGLNEFDESSNSVKPITIKDISVGNKHLFITLNNVGHHKDVYALGENESGQQGNGKRNKSCKPMKIPKLIEPEDGKDKLQLVKNLHDVNTKRLSLLNEWEISKNTVDQVIMAGDDASIIYYKKTQK
- a CDS encoding uncharacterized protein (Putative v-SNARE of the endoplasmic reticulum membrane; possibly an essential gene, disruptants not obtained by UAU1 method) — protein: MNSIYNHGLKQTQTITKDLTQFEKNLSTSPLSLQGAITTSLTAFRKTIKEYSDLLEKNVNDTSYTKHENRLNKFNQDLNEFTSKFDTLKKQRDIQVQEANKQELLGRRHISTTATAALGSTSSDNPYESSSNPSQQQQQQLQDEQNTMSYREGLYHEKNSLERGSEQLDRILEMGQQAFEDIVEQNEILRKVQTKFEESLITLGVSQGTIRSVERRAKQDKWLFWFCVVVMLVVFYYIVKLFR
- the SCW4 gene encoding Scw4p (Putative cell wall protein; substrate for Kex2p processing in vitro; expression regulated by white-opaque switch; alkaline repressed; possibly essential (UAU1 method); flow model biofilm induced; Spider biofilm induced), encoding MKLDYILASLVIASITEAAPIKRGLLDDLFGTSSSNTAAAAPAAAPAPAAAPAVAPAAQQAANVNTAPAVSPAATTTAAAASSKGFWAGLFDGGSTNTASTAAAPAAPAQAPVSVASAAAAPAVAVAVAPAASTPKSTSSSSSFGGFFSNLYNDFFGSSSSSSSANANSQPQAPAQAQAPVQVTKPTAAAPVVVTSEQVYTSVVTSATAAPAAAATASSDSDDYSAEGLFGFLFGGGSDGGKASAAASASGSVSLNPIDGSGLGSGSGSGNSAGNSGSSSGTTLGIGYQGGSPGKNTASINTATATAVNGGSAAGATAAAGSLGITYSPYTKSDGCKSASQIAQDIAKLSNYEVIRLYSTDCSGIENVLSAMGSNQKLFLGVWNIDSPQGELQDIVSAIKQSSSGWNVVHTIAIGNERVNAGAASVAQVQQAVDISKKYLKSQGYNGPIVTVDTLVAYVGNPQLCEMSDYLAVNSHPYWDGGVQPENSGQWLLQQIAHLQSVCGSSKDVLITETGWPTQGDSYGQCVPSVQNQVAAVKSIVKSLSDKVIMFTMFNDYWKDPGAYNVEQHWGLYGDPSS
- the PMM1 gene encoding phosphomannomutase (Phosphomannomutase; enzyme of O- and N-linked mannosylation; interconverts mannose-6-phosphate and mannose-l-phosphate; functional homolog of S. cerevisiae Sec53; antigenic in mice; Hap43-induced; flow model and Spider biofilm repressed), which codes for MSFANKQDPKTLVLFDVDGTLTPARLTISEEMKKTLEKLREKVVIGFVGGSDLSKQVEQLGPNVLNDFDYCFSENGLTAYKLGKELASQSFINWIGNEKYNKLVKFILRYLSDIDLPIRRGTFIEFRNGMINVSPIGRNASTQERNDYEKFDKQHHIRETMVEALKKEFPDFGLTYSIGGQISFDVFPTGWDKTYCLQHVEDEHFENIHFFGDKSYKGGNDYEIYNDPRTIGHAVNSPDDTIRILNETFKLQ
- a CDS encoding uncharacterized protein (Ortholog(s) have role in mitochondrial respiratory chain complex IV assembly and mitochondrion localization); translation: MFSPISLCRSTLRTPSVISTINSRSLSGITKFDTRKFVQTLQDKGGFSEKQAEVAVNVVNAAINDGIYSITNNLVKKESLSSIAYQQKVNFAKLKGELQTMDKSEFTSLKKEQEKLRTDLTNLKNRLKEEITKNQASVRLDLNLEKGRIREESSQHELRIEDTYSRIDEEVSNMKMQIKTVKTQVLQWLMGVSTGTLALLLTFVRFYF
- a CDS encoding uncharacterized protein (Ortholog of C. parapsilosis CDC317 : CPAR2_106450, C. dubliniensis CD36 : Cd36_02330, Lodderomyces elongisporus NRLL YB-4239 : LELG_01618 and Candida orthopsilosis Co 90-125 : CORT_0B07690), yielding MDQDNEIDRLRETELWNNNNNISNTASDPNDLTLPSSITAFDPIQQQELEQLQALLDPSSSLSHNEEQQQQQQGQQHHLKNNETSQCWIRALIFIGYCISTVFFSIHLWIQYFFVKYTYDDQTAVNMLNYVTAAQEQAIDEYSRKTERRRSRESDQ